From one Desulfobaculum bizertense DSM 18034 genomic stretch:
- a CDS encoding DUF1156 domain-containing protein, which translates to MIKAPKKLIEVALPLDDINAAAKREKSIRHGHPSTLHLWWARRPLAAARAVLFAQLVNDPGGERGWGNYPGQTKEDAQKERERLFGIIRELVKWENTNNEELLEIAREEIRKSWRETCEMNKGVEGFDPDKLPAFHDPFAGGGAIPLEAQRLGLESYATDLNPVAVMINKAMIEIPPKFTGRAPVGPLPQGEQVDGRGSDAWPGATGLAEDVRRYGHWMKKEAEKRIGHLYPKVEITEEMAKERPDLKSYVGRELTVIAWIWARTVKSPNPAFSHVDVPLVTNFMLSTKKGKEAYVEPILDGDSYSFKVKVGKPGDIATTKLGTSAGRWKAFKCLLSGSPIDYDYIREKGVNGELGDRLMAVVLEGDRKRIYIDDEFIESVGSTNGENYWKPTLDINYHPRDIKTQIYGLMKYGDLFTDRQLVALTCFSDLVQEAREKAIQLFVKAGGEDDGVSLSEGGTGATAYGDAVAVYLSFAVDKGTNYWSTLCAWSTSTEKMISTFGRQALPMVWDYTESNPFCSSSGNFILGINQAKKMLDNLGSKFTASALQADAASQDISVDKVVSTDPPYYDNIGYADLSDYFYVWMRKMLRGVFPDVFASMAVPKAEELVATPYRHGSKDIADKFFMDGMTKTMNNVACSANPSFPVTIYYAFKQSDTKNAATSSTGWESFLEAVIQSGFLISGTWPMRTEYTGNLKKSMNALASSIVLVCSKRENDAMAIPRRQFLRELKDELPEALEAMIGGKEGASPIAPVDLAQAAIGPGMGVFSRYSGILEADGSKMSVHDALILINKAIDEYFSEAEGEMDSDTRFCIDWFQTYGFAQAEFGQADVLARAKGTTVDGLEDAGVLEAGGGKVRLFKFSEYPDDWDPTKDNRLPVWEALHQLIRALREGGEAEAGKLLGRMADRMESIRQLAYRLYTLCERKGWAEEARAYNELIASWHGTVSASEASRGTTVTQLTLDMSN; encoded by the coding sequence ATGATTAAAGCTCCCAAAAAACTCATCGAAGTAGCACTTCCTTTGGATGATATTAACGCCGCTGCGAAACGTGAAAAATCTATTCGGCACGGCCATCCTTCAACTCTTCACCTTTGGTGGGCTAGACGGCCTCTTGCTGCTGCAAGGGCTGTTTTGTTTGCTCAGCTTGTTAATGACCCCGGCGGTGAACGTGGTTGGGGTAATTATCCAGGGCAGACTAAAGAAGATGCACAAAAAGAGCGGGAACGACTTTTTGGCATCATTAGGGAGCTTGTGAAGTGGGAGAATACCAATAACGAAGAGCTTCTTGAAATTGCTCGTGAAGAGATTAGAAAATCTTGGCGTGAAACCTGTGAAATGAACAAAGGCGTTGAAGGGTTTGATCCTGACAAACTTCCTGCCTTCCATGATCCCTTTGCTGGCGGTGGTGCCATTCCTCTTGAAGCTCAACGCCTTGGCCTTGAATCCTATGCTACTGACCTTAATCCTGTGGCTGTAATGATCAACAAGGCAATGATTGAGATTCCTCCAAAGTTCACTGGCAGAGCACCTGTTGGTCCTTTACCGCAAGGTGAACAGGTTGATGGGCGTGGATCTGATGCTTGGCCTGGTGCAACTGGCCTTGCAGAAGATGTGCGACGTTACGGTCATTGGATGAAAAAAGAGGCTGAAAAACGCATAGGCCATCTCTATCCGAAGGTCGAAATCACCGAAGAAATGGCAAAAGAACGCCCTGATTTGAAGAGTTATGTAGGGCGAGAACTTACTGTCATTGCGTGGATTTGGGCGAGAACCGTTAAAAGTCCCAACCCTGCTTTTAGTCATGTAGATGTACCACTTGTAACAAATTTTATGCTTTCTACTAAGAAAGGGAAAGAGGCATATGTCGAGCCTATTTTAGACGGGGACTCTTATTCTTTTAAAGTCAAAGTTGGGAAGCCTGGTGATATTGCTACAACAAAATTGGGAACATCAGCAGGAAGGTGGAAAGCTTTTAAGTGTCTGCTTTCAGGTTCTCCTATTGATTATGACTATATTAGAGAAAAAGGTGTTAATGGAGAGCTTGGCGACAGGCTAATGGCCGTCGTTCTTGAAGGGGATAGAAAGCGAATATATATTGATGATGAATTTATTGAGAGTGTTGGAAGTACCAATGGTGAGAATTACTGGAAGCCTACGTTAGACATTAATTACCACCCCAGAGATATTAAGACACAAATATACGGCCTTATGAAGTATGGTGATCTTTTTACAGACCGTCAGCTGGTTGCACTAACATGTTTTTCAGATTTGGTGCAAGAAGCTAGAGAAAAGGCAATACAGCTGTTTGTTAAAGCGGGAGGGGAAGATGATGGTGTCTCTCTTTCAGAAGGAGGGACTGGTGCTACTGCGTATGGCGATGCTGTTGCTGTATATCTGTCCTTTGCTGTGGATAAAGGAACTAATTATTGGTCTACACTGTGTGCATGGAGCACAAGTACAGAAAAAATGATTTCTACTTTTGGCAGACAGGCTTTGCCAATGGTTTGGGATTATACTGAGTCCAACCCTTTTTGTTCATCTAGCGGTAATTTTATCTTAGGAATCAATCAAGCAAAGAAAATGCTAGACAATTTAGGATCAAAATTTACTGCATCAGCATTGCAAGCTGATGCAGCGAGCCAGGATATATCCGTAGATAAAGTCGTTTCAACAGACCCACCTTACTATGACAACATAGGATATGCTGATCTTTCAGACTATTTTTATGTATGGATGAGGAAGATGCTTAGAGGTGTTTTCCCAGATGTCTTTGCCTCAATGGCAGTGCCTAAAGCTGAAGAGCTTGTAGCAACCCCATATCGTCACGGAAGTAAGGACATTGCTGACAAATTTTTTATGGATGGCATGACAAAAACAATGAACAACGTTGCTTGTTCAGCTAATCCTTCTTTTCCTGTTACTATTTATTATGCCTTCAAGCAGTCAGACACAAAAAATGCTGCTACCTCATCAACAGGATGGGAGTCTTTTTTAGAAGCTGTAATACAATCAGGATTTCTCATATCTGGAACTTGGCCTATGCGTACCGAATACACTGGAAATCTTAAGAAGAGTATGAATGCCCTTGCATCTTCAATTGTACTTGTATGTAGTAAAAGGGAAAATGATGCCATGGCTATTCCTCGTCGGCAGTTCCTCCGAGAACTAAAAGACGAATTGCCAGAAGCCCTTGAAGCCATGATTGGCGGCAAGGAAGGGGCTTCACCTATCGCGCCTGTTGACCTTGCACAGGCTGCAATCGGCCCCGGCATGGGTGTATTCTCCCGATATAGTGGCATTCTTGAAGCAGATGGTTCTAAAATGAGCGTCCATGACGCTCTTATTCTCATCAATAAAGCTATTGATGAATATTTCAGTGAAGCTGAAGGCGAGATGGACTCAGATACTCGTTTCTGTATTGACTGGTTCCAAACCTATGGTTTTGCTCAGGCTGAATTTGGGCAAGCTGACGTGCTTGCTCGTGCCAAAGGAACTACAGTGGATGGTCTTGAAGATGCCGGGGTACTCGAAGCGGGAGGCGGCAAGGTTCGTCTCTTCAAATTTAGTGAGTATCCTGATGATTGGGACCCCACCAAAGATAACCGTCTTCCTGTCTGGGAAGCTCTTCATCAACTCATTCGTGCTTTGCGCGAAGGTGGTGAGGCCGAAGCAGGTAAACTGCTTGGAAGAATGGCAGACCGCATGGAATCAATCAGACAACTCGCCTACCGTCTTTACACTCTTTGTGAACGTAAAGGATGGGCTGAGGAAGCTCGTGCATACAACGAATTGATTGCCTCCTGGCATGGAACTGTCTCTGCATCCGAAGCAAGCAGAGGAACGACAGTAACACAATTAACGCTCGATATGTCGAACTAG
- a CDS encoding type II toxin-antitoxin system HipA family toxin, with the protein MSKELYVHVDLNGKAHFVGRLWIHAGQHNESASFEYSKEWLSSPARFSLEPSLKLREGTFHTSLGKPLFGAFGDTTPDRWGRSLFKHFEKQNAQKEERTPRQLHDSDFLLMVNDSTRQGALRFSDSKNGPFLAKNQNVCIPPVTELKRLFTASTHLLEKRDNSQNIQDFVTAGGALGGARPKVSVIDTDGSLAIAKFPSPKDKWDVELWEYLAFQMAAKAGISTPTVRRKKIGNKNILLLKRFDRNGKKRIPFLSAMSMLDYSDGEQGSYLEIAEALKEYGADRLEDLKELWRRIVFNIMISNVDDHLRNHGFLYTGSAGWRLSPLYDLEPTPEHEKPRVLHTFIDLDDGTASLDRAYSVCDEFGLKLNEAKRIAKKVASVTQDWAKEAARLGVKKKEIEMMQSAFEHTDLKEGLKG; encoded by the coding sequence TTGTCCAAAGAACTCTATGTCCACGTCGACCTCAATGGTAAAGCCCATTTCGTCGGGCGCCTATGGATTCACGCAGGACAACACAACGAAAGCGCCTCTTTTGAATATTCAAAAGAATGGCTAAGCTCTCCAGCCCGTTTTTCTCTCGAGCCTTCGCTCAAACTTAGGGAAGGGACATTTCACACCTCTTTAGGGAAACCGCTTTTTGGGGCTTTTGGCGACACGACTCCAGATCGTTGGGGACGAAGTCTCTTCAAGCATTTTGAGAAACAAAATGCCCAAAAAGAGGAACGCACTCCCAGACAGCTTCACGATTCAGACTTTCTGCTCATGGTCAATGACAGCACAAGACAAGGAGCACTCCGCTTCTCAGACAGTAAAAACGGACCTTTTTTAGCAAAAAATCAGAACGTATGCATACCGCCAGTGACAGAGCTCAAACGCCTTTTTACGGCTTCGACCCACCTACTTGAAAAAAGAGATAATTCTCAGAATATTCAGGACTTCGTAACCGCAGGGGGAGCCCTTGGCGGGGCTCGCCCCAAGGTCTCCGTTATTGACACAGATGGGTCCCTAGCGATTGCCAAGTTCCCAAGCCCTAAAGACAAATGGGACGTAGAATTGTGGGAGTATCTGGCATTTCAAATGGCAGCCAAAGCGGGAATTTCCACGCCGACTGTGCGACGAAAAAAAATCGGAAACAAAAACATTTTGTTGCTGAAACGGTTTGATCGTAACGGCAAAAAACGAATCCCTTTTCTTTCAGCTATGAGCATGCTGGACTATTCAGACGGGGAGCAAGGAAGTTACTTGGAAATTGCTGAAGCTCTCAAAGAATATGGAGCTGACAGATTAGAGGATCTCAAAGAGTTATGGAGACGAATCGTCTTCAACATCATGATCTCAAACGTTGATGACCACTTGCGGAACCATGGTTTTCTCTACACTGGCTCTGCAGGATGGAGGCTCTCTCCTCTCTATGACCTCGAACCAACACCAGAGCATGAAAAACCTCGCGTTTTGCACACCTTCATCGACCTTGATGACGGCACTGCGTCGCTAGACCGAGCATACTCCGTTTGCGATGAATTCGGGCTAAAGCTCAACGAGGCAAAGCGCATCGCTAAAAAAGTAGCAAGCGTGACTCAAGACTGGGCAAAGGAAGCTGCCCGCCTTGGTGTCAAAAAGAAGGAAATCGAAATGATGCAGTCTGCATTTGAACACACAGACCTCAAAGAGGGTTTAAAGGGATAA
- a CDS encoding helicase-related protein, producing MIKLEDLAKDQMVSGLEADKVVRIVSTEQVGEHAITIYYKDAEGRLSERMLFRSDEASISIADSGCPWTFDAPADDFKLAVEAQRINLAHLFDPMMAVHTSNVMPLPHQITAVYECMLPRQPLRYVLADDPGAGKTIMAGLLIRELLVRGDTQRVLIVAPGSLVEQWQDELSEKFGLRFEVFSRQMLENSHSGNPFEDNDRLIARIDQLSRAEDLQEKLNSVEWDLVIVDEAHKLSATYFGRKLKETQRFKLGRLLSSKTRHFLMMTATPHNGKEQDFQLFMSLLDEDRFYGQFRDGAHKVDVSDMMRRMVKEELLKFDGTPLFPERRAYTINYKLSDQEAALYASVTDYVKNEMNKVAELEDGKRKGTVGFALTLLQRRLASSPEAIYQSLNRRREKLERRIEEEKISQRGHAVLADTLAPDLVNGNFEDYDDVDDQLTDTEYENLADQVVDQATTARTIKELMGEVEILKGLVSMAKAVVQSGQDRKWEELSGILQDDPQMFDASGSRRKLIIFTEHKDTLNYLVQRIGGLLGDPDAVVCIHGGINRDDRRKYQELFRNDPKVLVLIATDAAGEGVNLQNANLMANYDLPWNPNRLEQRFGRIHRIGQTEVCHLWNIVANETREGDVFQRLLDKLEVERAALGGRVFDILGEVFKDRSLKDMLMEAIRYGDDPEVRARLKRQVDDVLDTERIKKIMSRTALAEEVMSGERLFAVKAEMEKAEARKLQPYFIRAFFMKAFERLNGDLREREKGRYQINHVPAVIRERDRVIGGRDPVLRRYERVCFERDQVRVFNKPMASLVHPGHPLMFSVTDLVLEAYRKTLKQGTILVDPTDMGTAPRVLILIDHQVRESVYGKEERQVCSRRMQFVELDEQGNVTYAGWAPHLDLEPLNEADEYLIQDVTKASWLCDTLEQKALAYAAGKIVPEHFEEVRSRRELQVDKILDAVHERLTKEIEYWQDRYFHLKDAMEAGKQPRMQPENARRKAEELTARLEQRTKELQTKRSIISSPPVVVGGALVIPQGLLAQRKGEPVATFSPDADARRRIELIAMKAVSDVEEAHGYALNDVSAEKCGWDISAYKEGCTDRHIEVKGRSKGQTTITVSRNEIMYALNQEEKFRLAIVLVDEDGSYEGPYYVEKPFAVEPDWGVASINYDLNELLNNAQDF from the coding sequence TTGATCAAATTAGAAGATTTAGCCAAAGATCAGATGGTCTCAGGCCTAGAAGCTGATAAGGTTGTACGAATTGTTTCTACTGAACAAGTAGGAGAACATGCAATTACGATATATTACAAAGACGCAGAAGGTCGTCTTAGTGAGCGCATGTTATTTCGATCAGACGAAGCTTCCATTTCTATTGCTGATTCAGGTTGCCCTTGGACGTTTGATGCTCCCGCAGATGATTTCAAACTGGCGGTTGAAGCTCAGCGTATCAACCTTGCCCACCTTTTTGACCCTATGATGGCAGTTCACACTTCAAACGTGATGCCACTTCCTCACCAGATCACTGCCGTCTATGAATGCATGTTGCCTCGCCAGCCCTTGAGGTATGTTCTGGCAGATGACCCCGGAGCTGGTAAAACCATTATGGCAGGTCTCCTGATTCGAGAACTGTTGGTTCGTGGGGATACCCAGAGAGTTTTGATTGTTGCTCCTGGTAGTTTGGTTGAGCAATGGCAGGACGAACTTTCTGAAAAGTTTGGTCTCAGATTTGAGGTGTTCTCCCGCCAGATGCTTGAGAATTCTCACTCAGGCAACCCATTTGAAGACAATGACAGGCTTATAGCTCGTATCGACCAGCTTAGCCGAGCCGAAGACCTTCAAGAAAAACTGAATTCTGTTGAATGGGATTTGGTGATTGTTGATGAAGCACACAAGCTGTCAGCCACATATTTTGGAAGGAAGCTCAAAGAGACTCAGCGTTTCAAGTTAGGCCGTCTTTTGTCCTCAAAAACACGTCATTTCTTGATGATGACAGCGACACCTCACAACGGCAAAGAACAAGATTTTCAGCTCTTCATGTCGCTTTTAGATGAAGACAGATTTTATGGTCAGTTCAGAGACGGAGCACACAAGGTTGATGTTTCAGACATGATGCGGCGCATGGTCAAAGAAGAGCTTTTGAAGTTTGATGGAACCCCACTTTTCCCTGAAAGACGAGCCTACACCATCAATTACAAGCTTTCAGACCAAGAAGCTGCCCTTTATGCTTCTGTCACGGATTACGTGAAGAACGAAATGAATAAGGTGGCAGAACTTGAAGATGGCAAGCGAAAAGGGACAGTCGGTTTTGCTTTGACTTTGCTACAACGCCGTCTCGCTTCTTCTCCTGAGGCAATCTACCAATCCTTGAATAGAAGACGTGAAAAACTTGAGCGCAGAATAGAAGAAGAAAAGATTTCTCAGCGTGGTCATGCGGTTCTTGCCGATACTTTGGCTCCGGATTTGGTGAACGGTAATTTTGAAGATTATGACGATGTAGATGATCAACTCACTGACACCGAATATGAAAATTTAGCTGACCAGGTTGTAGACCAGGCAACAACAGCTCGAACCATTAAAGAATTGATGGGCGAGGTCGAGATTTTAAAAGGCCTTGTCTCAATGGCAAAAGCAGTTGTTCAGTCCGGCCAGGATAGAAAGTGGGAAGAGCTTTCTGGAATTTTGCAAGACGATCCTCAGATGTTTGATGCTTCCGGTTCTCGTCGAAAACTCATTATTTTTACCGAACACAAAGATACTTTAAATTATTTGGTTCAGCGAATAGGTGGACTGCTTGGAGACCCTGATGCTGTAGTTTGTATCCATGGCGGGATTAACCGCGATGACAGGCGAAAGTATCAAGAGCTGTTTAGGAATGATCCTAAAGTTTTGGTTTTAATCGCAACTGATGCAGCGGGTGAAGGTGTGAACCTTCAAAATGCAAACCTCATGGCGAACTATGATTTGCCTTGGAATCCAAACAGGCTTGAGCAGCGGTTTGGCCGTATTCACCGTATCGGTCAAACAGAAGTCTGTCATTTGTGGAATATTGTCGCCAATGAAACTCGTGAAGGTGATGTATTCCAACGGTTGCTGGATAAGTTGGAAGTTGAACGCGCTGCTCTTGGTGGTCGAGTTTTTGATATTTTGGGCGAAGTCTTTAAAGATCGTTCTCTTAAAGACATGCTCATGGAAGCGATTCGTTATGGTGACGATCCTGAGGTTCGAGCACGGCTTAAACGCCAAGTTGATGATGTTTTAGATACTGAGCGTATCAAGAAAATCATGAGCCGAACCGCTCTTGCTGAAGAAGTCATGAGTGGCGAGAGACTTTTTGCTGTGAAGGCCGAAATGGAGAAAGCCGAGGCCCGAAAGCTGCAACCATATTTCATCCGTGCTTTTTTCATGAAAGCTTTTGAACGTCTGAACGGTGATCTTCGAGAGCGAGAGAAAGGCAGATACCAAATTAATCATGTCCCGGCGGTTATTCGTGAAAGAGACCGTGTAATTGGTGGGCGTGATCCTGTTCTCAGACGATACGAGAGAGTTTGTTTTGAGCGCGACCAGGTGCGAGTGTTTAACAAGCCAATGGCAAGCCTTGTTCATCCCGGCCATCCGTTGATGTTCTCGGTTACTGACTTGGTTTTAGAAGCGTACAGAAAGACTCTCAAGCAAGGCACTATCTTGGTTGACCCTACCGACATGGGAACTGCTCCTCGTGTTTTGATTCTCATTGACCACCAAGTTCGTGAAAGTGTGTATGGCAAGGAAGAACGTCAAGTTTGTTCTCGTCGGATGCAGTTTGTTGAACTCGATGAGCAAGGGAATGTGACGTATGCTGGATGGGCACCACACCTTGACCTCGAACCTCTGAACGAAGCTGACGAATATTTGATTCAGGATGTGACGAAAGCTTCTTGGCTTTGCGATACTCTTGAGCAAAAAGCTTTAGCATATGCCGCAGGGAAAATTGTTCCTGAACATTTTGAAGAAGTCAGAAGCAGAAGAGAGCTTCAAGTTGATAAGATTTTGGATGCAGTACATGAACGGCTGACCAAAGAAATTGAGTATTGGCAGGATAGATATTTTCACCTCAAAGATGCAATGGAGGCTGGGAAACAGCCAAGAATGCAACCTGAAAATGCGAGACGTAAAGCTGAAGAATTGACCGCACGACTTGAACAAAGAACTAAGGAACTCCAAACAAAGCGGAGTATCATCTCAAGTCCTCCGGTCGTGGTCGGTGGTGCATTGGTTATACCTCAAGGGCTTTTAGCTCAGCGTAAAGGTGAACCTGTTGCTACGTTCAGCCCTGACGCTGATGCACGGCGCAGAATTGAACTTATTGCTATGAAAGCTGTCTCTGATGTCGAAGAAGCTCATGGCTATGCTCTCAATGACGTGTCTGCCGAAAAATGCGGTTGGGACATTTCTGCATACAAAGAAGGCTGCACAGACAGACATATCGAGGTCAAAGGCCGCTCGAAAGGTCAGACCACGATCACTGTCTCACGAAATGAAATTATGTACGCCCTTAACCAGGAAGAAAAGTTCAGGCTGGCCATTGTCCTGGTTGATGAAGACGGCAGTTATGAAGGCCCATACTACGTTGAGAAGCCTTTTGCTGTTGAACCTGATTGGGGTGTTGCCAGTATTAATTACGATCTGAATGAACTACTGAATAACGCGCAAGATTTCTAA
- a CDS encoding ATP-binding protein, whose translation MKMTPWREIATPHDDVLKGTFKQAEFAADISQVKAGNAGPEYQNPVNFFERTFITEGMRLLLDSVVKRISGKGGDPVIQLQTAFGGGKTHTLLSVYHLAEGKASASDLRGIAPILDDAGVTSLPQAAIAVIDGNQLSPSQPKKRGNVEVRTLWGEIAWQIGGDSGYSLVADADREGTSPGKEVLIELLKKYAPVVILMDEMVAYVRQLEEGKSYPGGTFDSNLSFIQALTEAVAAVPNALLLATLPESDTETGSVMGQKSLDALEKYFGRIQAIWKPVATEEAFEIVRRRLFNTINDTQAVDSICDSFAEFYRDNAEAFPNEVQEASYLRRLKNSYPIHPEVFTRLYEDWSSLDKFQRTRGVLQLLATVIYRLWKDGSAEPMIMPGSLPLYDPNVKNQSIYYLPQGWDPVIDKDVDGENSEPADIDTKIPHIGACYGARRAARTIFMGSAPSVQGQTVRGIEIKRIVLGAAHPETKPAIFSDAVNRLKDRLHYLNVDSDRYWFDTRPNLRREMEERKRRFDDKEDVFPEISARLGKIVNKGFFSGVHIFTASSDIPDTLDLRLVILPPDKPHSKTCEMATVAAKEILVKRGSAPRQHQNRIVFMAPDYDNLPRLKDQVKTYLAWKSIVDDVKQMRVNLDMLQTKQAEQNMENAFGGLNRMVSECYQWLMCPVQFPSRKGGVVTIEWENFRLNTSSKSIISEVEDKLVSEEMVLKVWSPIHLDNMLKQWFWKEDQQELKTQRLWGDICNYLYLPRLLDSSVLQKAIESGVSSKDYFAFADGYSGGQYKGFKFGHPASVVIDDSSVIMSLQQAQEYQAKLDEEARKKSEAEKPKPSVSGTDNGDDGGGLTPPTLGGDDTVPPAQKSTRFYSTIDLEAQTSRMKFDDIYQEIITLLTSKPGVNVRVKLDIEADASEGFDDNVQRAVRENCSTLDFKEAEFED comes from the coding sequence ATGAAGATGACACCGTGGCGCGAAATCGCAACACCTCATGATGACGTACTCAAAGGCACTTTCAAACAGGCTGAATTCGCAGCAGACATCAGCCAAGTAAAAGCCGGGAATGCAGGGCCAGAATATCAAAACCCTGTAAACTTTTTTGAACGTACCTTCATTACTGAAGGCATGAGACTGCTCCTTGATAGTGTTGTGAAGAGAATCAGTGGGAAAGGTGGCGATCCTGTCATTCAGCTCCAAACTGCGTTTGGTGGCGGTAAAACCCACACGTTGCTGTCTGTATATCACCTGGCCGAGGGGAAAGCTTCTGCCAGTGATCTTCGAGGGATTGCTCCCATTCTTGATGATGCTGGAGTCACTAGTCTGCCTCAGGCTGCAATCGCAGTCATTGATGGCAACCAGCTCAGCCCTTCTCAGCCCAAGAAAAGAGGCAACGTAGAAGTTCGCACTTTGTGGGGCGAGATTGCATGGCAGATCGGTGGTGATTCTGGATACAGTCTGGTTGCTGATGCAGACCGTGAAGGCACTTCTCCTGGTAAAGAGGTTTTGATTGAACTCCTCAAGAAATATGCGCCTGTTGTAATCCTCATGGATGAGATGGTTGCATATGTTCGTCAGCTTGAAGAAGGCAAAAGCTATCCTGGTGGAACATTCGATTCGAACCTGTCTTTCATTCAAGCTTTGACTGAAGCTGTGGCCGCAGTGCCAAACGCACTTCTTCTGGCAACTCTTCCTGAGTCAGATACCGAGACAGGTAGCGTGATGGGCCAAAAATCCTTAGACGCTCTTGAGAAATACTTTGGCCGAATTCAGGCCATCTGGAAGCCAGTTGCAACCGAAGAAGCTTTTGAGATTGTACGGCGCAGATTGTTCAACACAATCAACGACACCCAGGCTGTGGATTCAATCTGTGATTCGTTTGCAGAGTTCTACCGGGACAATGCCGAAGCGTTTCCTAATGAGGTTCAAGAGGCCTCATACCTACGTAGGCTCAAAAATTCGTATCCTATTCATCCTGAGGTTTTTACACGTCTGTATGAAGATTGGTCTTCTCTGGACAAATTTCAGCGCACTAGGGGCGTTTTGCAGCTCTTGGCAACAGTCATCTATCGCTTGTGGAAAGACGGCAGTGCTGAGCCAATGATTATGCCTGGTTCTTTGCCGCTGTATGATCCTAACGTGAAGAATCAGAGCATTTACTACCTTCCCCAAGGTTGGGACCCGGTAATTGATAAGGACGTGGATGGCGAGAACTCTGAGCCTGCCGACATTGACACCAAAATTCCCCATATTGGAGCTTGTTACGGTGCAAGAAGAGCTGCGCGTACTATCTTCATGGGAAGTGCGCCTAGCGTTCAAGGTCAGACTGTTCGAGGAATTGAGATTAAACGCATAGTTCTTGGCGCAGCTCACCCCGAAACCAAGCCAGCGATTTTCAGCGATGCTGTTAACCGCCTCAAAGATAGGCTTCACTATCTCAACGTGGATAGTGATAGGTATTGGTTTGATACTCGTCCGAACCTTCGTCGTGAGATGGAAGAACGGAAGCGCAGATTTGACGACAAAGAAGATGTGTTCCCTGAGATCAGCGCACGATTGGGTAAGATAGTTAACAAGGGGTTTTTCTCTGGCGTTCACATTTTCACAGCCTCTTCTGACATCCCTGACACTCTTGATTTACGTCTTGTAATTCTGCCTCCAGACAAGCCGCATTCAAAAACATGTGAGATGGCAACTGTAGCGGCAAAGGAAATCCTTGTTAAACGTGGTTCCGCTCCTCGTCAGCATCAGAACCGTATCGTGTTCATGGCTCCTGACTATGATAACCTCCCCCGACTCAAAGATCAGGTTAAGACGTATCTAGCTTGGAAGTCTATTGTTGATGATGTGAAGCAAATGCGAGTGAACCTCGACATGCTTCAGACCAAACAAGCTGAACAGAATATGGAAAATGCTTTTGGTGGCCTGAACCGCATGGTTTCAGAGTGTTATCAGTGGCTCATGTGTCCTGTTCAATTCCCTAGCAGGAAAGGCGGCGTAGTCACAATTGAATGGGAAAATTTTAGATTAAACACCAGCTCTAAAAGCATCATTTCTGAAGTTGAAGACAAGCTTGTTAGTGAAGAAATGGTTCTCAAAGTATGGTCTCCAATCCACTTGGACAACATGCTTAAACAGTGGTTCTGGAAGGAAGATCAGCAAGAACTCAAGACTCAGAGACTTTGGGGTGATATTTGTAATTATCTCTACCTGCCCCGCCTCCTTGACTCTTCTGTCCTCCAAAAGGCTATCGAGAGTGGAGTTTCAAGCAAGGATTACTTTGCCTTCGCTGATGGCTACTCTGGTGGCCAATATAAAGGATTCAAGTTTGGGCATCCTGCAAGCGTAGTCATTGATGACTCTTCCGTGATTATGTCTTTGCAACAAGCCCAAGAATACCAAGCCAAGCTGGACGAAGAAGCCCGTAAAAAGTCTGAAGCAGAAAAGCCGAAACCGTCTGTCTCTGGAACAGATAATGGTGACGATGGAGGTGGACTGACACCGCCTACTCTGGGTGGAGATGATACTGTTCCTCCCGCCCAAAAGAGCACTCGTTTTTACTCAACGATTGATCTTGAAGCGCAGACTAGTCGAATGAAATTCGATGATATTTACCAAGAAATCATCACTCTTTTGACTTCTAAACCAGGCGTTAATGTCCGAGTTAAGTTGGATATTGAAGCTGACGCCAGTGAAGGCTTTGACGACAATGTTCAAAGGGCTGTTCGTGAGAATTGCAGCACTTTGGATTTCAAAGAAGCTGAGTTCGAGGATTAA
- a CDS encoding JAB domain-containing protein codes for MHLKEVYRTAVMRDAHAIVLAHNHPSGQCLPSKEDKSCTAKLKSAGMLLGIELLDHVIVTKEGHYSFTERDDL; via the coding sequence ATCCATCTAAAAGAAGTGTACCGAACCGCAGTGATGAGAGACGCTCACGCTATCGTCCTGGCGCATAACCATCCTTCTGGGCAATGCTTGCCTAGTAAGGAAGATAAATCCTGTACAGCCAAACTCAAATCAGCCGGGATGCTCCTTGGAATCGAACTCCTTGACCATGTGATTGTGACCAAAGAAGGACACTACAGCTTCACTGAGAGGGATGACCTGTAA